One window of Chloroflexus aggregans DSM 9485 genomic DNA carries:
- a CDS encoding SDH family Clp fold serine proteinase, producing MDFFALLWLFFIISSLQPVIKQHMLDAARQRLLEQLERKRKSRVIVLIHRQETMSLLGFPLVRYINIEDSEAVLRAIKMTDRDIPIDLILHTPGGLVLASEQIARALRRHPAKVTVFVPHYAMSGGTLIALAADEIVMDENAVLGPVDPQLGQHPAASILRVLERKPISEIDDETLMMADIAEKAIRQVKHTVCELLSDKMSVEKAEEVAHTLASGVWTHDYPITVREARELGLPISTDMPEEIYQMMALYPQTAQRRPSVEYIPAPRSRQYDVS from the coding sequence ATGGATTTCTTCGCGCTGTTGTGGCTCTTTTTCATCATCTCGTCGTTGCAGCCGGTGATTAAGCAGCATATGCTCGATGCCGCGCGCCAGCGACTACTCGAACAGTTGGAACGCAAGCGTAAAAGTCGGGTAATTGTGCTCATCCACCGCCAAGAGACGATGAGTCTTCTCGGTTTTCCGTTAGTGCGGTATATCAACATTGAAGACTCTGAAGCGGTGTTGCGCGCCATTAAGATGACCGATCGCGATATTCCGATTGACCTGATCCTACACACTCCCGGTGGCTTGGTGCTGGCTTCGGAACAGATTGCTCGCGCCCTCCGGCGCCATCCAGCTAAGGTGACGGTGTTTGTTCCCCATTATGCGATGTCGGGCGGTACGCTGATTGCGCTCGCCGCCGATGAGATTGTGATGGACGAGAATGCCGTGCTAGGGCCGGTCGATCCGCAGTTGGGTCAGCATCCGGCGGCCTCGATTTTGCGCGTGCTTGAGCGGAAGCCGATCAGCGAAATTGATGATGAGACACTGATGATGGCCGATATTGCCGAAAAGGCAATCCGACAGGTCAAGCATACGGTTTGTGAGTTGCTCAGTGATAAAATGTCGGTGGAAAAGGCGGAAGAGGTCGCGCATACACTCGCCAGTGGTGTTTGGACTCACGACTACCCGATTACGGTACGCGAAGCTCGTGAATTGGGTTTGCCGATTAGTACCGATATGCCCGAAGAGATTTATCAGATGATGGCGCTGTACCCGCAAACTGCCCAGCGTCGTCCCTCGGTTGAGTACATCCCCGCACCGCGTTCGCGCCAGTACGATGTGTCGTAG